The segment ATGGTCGCCGGGCCCGGAGGTCAGCTCGGCGCCGGCGGCGacggggcggcggggcggcggggaggggccgggctcCAGGGGCGGGCCTGTGCGCGGCCTCCCGCCGCCCCGCCCTCTCCGGGCCCCAAGCTCCGCGCGCCTCGCCCTGGGGTCAGCGGAGGGCGCGGCTCTCAGCGGCCGAGGCTGCGAGCCTGCGCCCTCGGCCGCCCCCTCCTCCGGTTGCCGGAGCTCATCCACCGTTTTTAAAGGACGCCAGCACAGTGGTGAttgcggggtgggggtgaggggggcgaGCCAAGGGCCCCCGCAGCGAAGAACTTCCAAGTCGTTTAGGAAGACGCCTTTAGCCCACGATTTCACTGGGTTTACAAGGTGCAGAGCGACTGGCACGgtcctggctcccctccccaggccaccTCTGAAAGCTCTGTGGTCCTCTGCTCTGAGATTCCCCCAGCTTCTCCCTAATCTCCTTCCCCCTACACTTGGCTTTTCTCAACAAGTGTTTTCGGAGCGTCCACTAGGTTTGCGACAGACCCCAAGGGAGCTGTTGGGCACCGGGGTAACCGAATTCGGGGCGGAAGACTTACCTTGAGCCTGGCCGGTGAGCTTCCTGTCTGTCAGGTGGCTCCTGTCCCCTGAAACTGATGAGGTATGACTGGTCTTGGTCACTCAGATGTGGAAGGTGGGTTCGGGAAGAGACTGGCAGGATCCCTAAGCGCTGGAAGCCACTGGCTGCCTTTTCTTCTGACTGATCCAcgtttgttaattatttttgtttcttttatctgcTTATGGTTCAAATCTATTCCAAGAAAATAAACACTGTGCTCGGGCTGCGTGAGCCAGGGGGAACCCGTAGTGGAGTGGACACAGGGATTCTGCACCCTCTTGACTCAGGACCCCCTCTATTCAGAAACGCTAGAACCAGGCACCCTCTCTGTTCATCTCCTGGCGGTAATTGGACTACCCAGCATTCTCGCTATGATTCCCTTTTACCAGGGCACAACCCGTCCCAGTTCTCTTGACCCATTTTAGTAATACTGAGTAGAGGTTGTAGACAgtgttctttgtattttagaaagatcttCAGAAACTGGTAGTAAATCAGTGGTAAATGATAAGGCTAAAGTGTAGCATTATTTAGTACTACTTTCATTGATAGGTTTTATTTGTGGAGTTGTCTGCATGCTTTAAATGGAAAGCATTGCTGTGCTTTAGCTATCACTTTGAAAAACTGTGTAGAACACATTTTATTCCCATTCTTCCAAaatcagactttaaaaaatttctggagAAATAATCTGAGGGTTAGCTGATATGAGAGGATATGATATGTAAAAtatggccatatatatatatatttatatatatatatatatattacataatatatccTAATATATTACATAATACTTGTGGTAACACCCAGTATTTTTTGAGAACATTATCAAGCCATACAATTGTATCTGAACTCCTATTTAGCAATACTGAATCTATACcaacctgttttttttctcattttaatctgTATCTTTAAAAGCATCTCTCTTCAGATCAACCAATGCCTTgactagattctttttttttttagtgtaaaaaatttgttttaatgtttatttatttgtgagagagagagaggcagactgcgagagggggaggggcagagagagagagggagagacaatcagaagcaggctccagactctgtgctgtcagcacacagcccgatatggggctcgaaaccacaaactgtgagatcatgacctgagctgaagttggatgcttaaccaactgagccactcaggtgcccctagattctTTATCGTAAATCAAATTTCAAATACGTATTCAATGTCTACTATGTTTTAGACATTATACTTTGACCATAAAACTCGTGTGGCTTAGTGGAAAGACCACAATGTATTGTGGTAAGTGCTAAAATAGGGGTGTTGAGAACTGTACAGGGTCTGAGATTCTAGCCTCTTAGAAACTAACAGTTTAGCCTGTTACTGTTTCATGGATGCTATCAAAAGACAcaagactcctgggtcagagacaaaggactttattagTCATTGTCAGAGTTTCATGTTGGTTTGTGTTGGACCCCCATGTTCCCTGATCTGGGCAGAATTGTGTTTCTCCATAATCCATATATTGAAGCACTAAGCTCCATTACCTCAGAATgtgtatttggaggtagggcctttaaagagatgATTAAGTAAAAGTAGGCCGTTCGGATGGGCCTCAATCCAATCTAACTggggtccttataagaagagatttgggggcgcctgggtggctcagtcggttaagcatttgacttcttggttttggctcaggccatgatctcacagtttgtgggtctgagccctgcactgggctccgtgctgacagtgcagaccctgcttgggattccctctccctctctctctctgcccctcccctgcttgctctctatccctctaaataaataaataaataaataaataaataagtaaataaatattaagggaaaaaaaaaagatttcaatttGTAGCTGATCTCTTAAGCAGAGGCACTGGAAACTTCACCATCATTTGCTTTATAGACTGTAAATGGAGGATAAATACACAAACCTCTCTGGTGCACTATACAGGCTTGCTACAGTTCGTAAGTGGCATCTCTGCCCTTGGTTTCTAGGGTCTCTTTGTATCCTTGTAATAAATTACTCTTCTGACTTTAGAGAATTGTCTTTTTCAGTGTCATTAATTAATAAAAACCTTACATGGGGTTAGAGGAGCTTAGACCCCATAACATGCGTGAAACATTAATTATTTCAGTAATATTTAACACCTACTTCAACACCTTCATTCTCCAGGGTGCTGGGGATTTAAAGTCagtgtctgcctttttttttttttaattttttttaacgtttatttattcttgagaccgagagagagacagagcatgaacgggggaggggcagagagagagggagacacagaatcagaagcaggctccaggctctgagccatcagcacagagcccgacgcggggctcgaactcacagaccgtgagatcatgacctgagctgaagtcggacgcttaaccgactgagccacccaggcgcccctcagtgtcTGCCCTTTTATATAGTGCAGTTCCTAGCATGGGTTTTAGATTGTGAGACAAGTGCTTTAAATATTAACTTGCTTTTAGAACCTCATCATATAGGGGTATTTCCACCCCAGGCATCACTCCTCACTGGTCCAGCCTGAGTCAGGCACCCATCTCCGAAACAGTCAACTGTGCTCACACTCTTAGTGTCTTGTAAGAACTTCGATTCTTCCACAATAAGCATCTATGtggggatggtggtgatgacgagTGTCTGTATGTGTAAAAGAGAATGAAGTtcccagaggaaaggaaaaaaagtgactGCTGGTGAGATAATCATATCGGTCTCCGTTGCATACCTCCAAAACATTTCTAGAACTTCTTCCAAGTTTACTCCAGACTGGAATGACAGGAAAACTTGGAAAGAATGGTCGGGGAAAAAAGCATGAGCTCAGAGGGAAAATTAGTaccagcatttattttattaaaacagaatatttccggggtgactgggtggctcagtcggttaagtatcagttcaggtcttgatttcagctcagttcgtgatctcatggtttggttagAGAGATCAGAAATTGAGCCCCTTGTAGGCTGTACCCTTcgccccatcaaaataaatacactttaaaaaaaccacaacaacacAATATGTCATGAAAATTTAAGTAGaaattaaaggtttttttctttaccttttaacagaaaataacattaaatattctCCTGGAtagtaaatctttaaaacaattatcTTTAATTCTTTATCTACATACCGATATATAATTCTAAATGCACAAATATAATCAGAGTTGTACATACACACGTATATTTCTACACATTCTTTTGTGGAGGTGATCTTGGctaccctttctctctcccttcccttgttAAATATACCTCCCAACCCCTACCTGGCCACAAAGCAAATGACACATTAGCCTCTTCTGTATCCTCTcatatgtacacatgcatatgcaGGTTTTTTATTAATGCTTGTTAGAAAATGAGATTTTGCTTTTCTCACTCAATAGTACTAATACAAATTCTCCTAAGTCAACTGATAcggttctattttattctttttaatggcttcatAATATCACATAGGTGGATGTTGCATCATATtttcagtcatttctttttttctaatttttttcttaatgtttacttttaacacagaaggagagagagacagagacagagacagggacagagacagagagagacaggcgtgagccagggaggggcagagagagagagagggagacacagaatctgaagcaggctccagactctgagcgagctgtcaccacagcccccgacacggggctcaaactaacagtgagatcatgacctgagccgaggtcggaagcttaaccaactgagccacccaggcgcctccccctttttttaatgtttatttttgagagagagggagagtgtatgcgtgggtgggggaggggccgagacagAGGAGGACGGAGGATCAGAAgcaggtctctgtgctgacagcacagagcccaatgcagggttccaacccacgaaccgcgagatggtgacctgagccgagtcagacactgaaccgactgagccgcccaggtgcccctcggtcATTTCTTAGTGAGGGTGCCGTTGCCAGTTTTGCCACAACGAACATCGTAGCAATAAAAATGCTTACGTGTAAGTCCGTCCATACTAGTGCTGCTGTGTCTATTGCAGTGACTTCCCCCGGAGTGAATGCAGTGAGTCTGTGTGTTGGTTCCCTCCTGATGTGGCACCTTCCTGTTCATAACAGACAGCTGCTCCCATGGCAGTCCAATGCTGTGACATGATTTGAGATATTGGTGCTGGAATTTCCACTGAATATCTGTTTTGTCTTCCCCATCAGTGTGTTTGTGAGCAAACTGCAGACGCTTTGCAAGGAGGCCTTTTTTCTCTGAGCCAATCTCAAGAGGATTATGTTGTCTACAACTAAACATCCTGGCTGAACCAATGTACTGTGGTAAATTTTAATAAGACACCGCACGTATTCAAGATGACAACACTCTGCTGTCCTTGGCAGAGAAACAGCCTTTCAGTTGCTTTTCTAGAAAAGACACAAGATGAGTACAAATctattaatttgttaatgttgCGTGTCTTATATTTCAACTGGAAAGAACTGTTCGGTTTTCACCAATGCTACTGGGCACTGGATAACCCAACTCCATGGagctccctcttcctctcagaCAGAGATGCCAGACTTTCTTCATTCCTCCCCTGGTCTGCAACCAGATCGACCGATCTCCCTGTGCTGGCTGATTGCTTTTGCAggtgaatgaaaaagagaagtcaatgtgttttggtttttttttttaatattttttaaattttttttcaacgtttatttatttttggggggacagagagagacagagcatgaacaggggaggggcagagagagagggagacacagaatcggaaacaggctccaggctctgagccatcagcccagagcctgacgcggggcttgaactcacgcaccgcgagatcgtgacctggctgaagtcggacgctcaaccgactgcgccacccaggtgccccgtgttttTAAAACTCCATATAAGGCTGATCTCATTCAACAACCAGAGAGATTTGTTTGAATGCATCTGGCACCCCCCATCTACCCCTgccatatttttagaatttttcctgaaactttcacacttaaaaataatcatttgaggctaggaataaaaaaaaacaaaaaacaagtcaAACGGTGCATctgtttatatcatttatttcaacacaggcattgttttaaatttgcacCTTGTCTTGTGAACACTTTTCATGTCTAGAGAAAACGACTGAGAACAGGTACATAAAAGGattctttgacattttaacattttaataaaagtgcTTAAGGCTTGCCTGCTTCAGAAACACAGGTGTGTCAATCGCAGAGAGCCCCTATGTGGTAATACATTCACAAACTTGCTTGGAAAgtaacatatttacatatttacccCGTACATTTAAACGGGATATTCTAAAGCATTATCACTACCGTTAACAATAAACTTAGCAATAAGTCCACTTCAACCTTCTAGCATTCCACACAGAATAGTGCTCTTATGGAGGTGCGAGTTTCTCAATTTTAGTACAGGCACCCATTTACCTTCTATGCAAAGTTGCTTTTATTCACTTTCTATCAGTCAAAACCTTGTTAGTAGCAGTTGGGAGTTTGATAAGCATCATTGTATTTACAACGTAAAGGGGTAAATTATTTAGAAGGAGGTCTCTAAAAACGGAAACAACCTCACGAAGccctattttaaataaactttacagGGTACAGTTGAAGTACATTATCTAAACAAGTTAATAATTTAAAGGTACTTCTTAGAACAGATTCCCTCATGATTTACTCCATTTAcgtgaatgtttattttaataatgattgTATCCTTGAGAAAACAAGTCAGGGGTATAAAAATGACGATTATAAATTACTATAGCTATaccaaaaatgaatattaaaaagcaGCAGTCTGTAtgttaaaatacatagaaattggCTGTACTTCTTTAACGAagtgtttttataaaagtataaaactacAGAAGGTGCTATTTGTGTGAATTTTCGGATTTCTTGATTCTTGAGCCAGACCAACAGGCAAATAGTGCAATGGTGGTCATCGATTAATTACCTTCGAATTCAAATAGTAGATTCTAGTGCAGGGAAGTAGGACCTCGGGGTAGCTGTTCATCCTCACCTTAACTGACGGTTGCTATAGCCTAAACTCAGTGAAAAATAAGGTAACTTCATTTCACCTTTTGTAACATACATGTAAACTCAGAGTATTTACTGAAATAGAGCTTGCAAGCCGATCATTTTTCAAAAACTGAGAagcttaatattaaaatattaactctgAATATCTTAAAAACTACATGGAAAACTTAAGTCATGGTTTATGAAAATTTCACTTAAATAATCAGATAAATACAAAAAGGGGAAAGGCAGAatttacaaacataaaaaaaagggaTGGAATGTTATTTGCTCTTTACCATACAAATTCAAATATTCGGAACAGTTGATTTAAAATGCTACGATTAGTGTCTTTGAGCTTGGTATTGGTGGGAGActgaactttaaaacaatttacaGACTCAGGGAATAGCTTTCATGTTAGTTACCACATGTTTACTGGTTTTGAGAGTCCTGGAAATGATGTAAACTAGCTGTGGCATTTTGCTTCCAGGCAAAGCAATGGTTAcgaggataataataatatagctCTTTCTTGCATTTCTATCAGTTCCAGATCTCGGTTTGCTTCACCAGCACTACCATTATCCTTAATTTACATGGATGAAACAGACTAGGTGAGAACAATGGAGAATAAAGTTAGGCCAGGAAGCAAATATAAAccaatcaaaatgaaaaccactCCCATTGACCCTCATAGTATGAAAATCCCGGATGGCATTGCTTTCTGTAGTTCTAGTCAATTATCTTCACTGCCATCTACTGGTGTTGATCCTGTTAGGAGAGAAAGTTCCAGAAGTTCTGCCTGGCAACTACAGAGTTAGAAATCAAGTTATCAGTGAGTATGAGACGTATTTAGCCTAGATAAATTATTGAGAGAATCCTAGCGACCAGCCCTTAGAAGCTCTGCCTTATCATTCCCCATGGGTTTGGTAAATGATCCTGCAAAGACGACTGAATCCCAGGGCGTCTGATCTGACTCAGCAGCATTTGAGGGGCTTGGCCAGTGCTCCCGCTGGATATTCATGACAAGaacatgcacagaaaaaaaaaaaaagtgttctatcctgcaaataaaaatagagaaatggattgtcctggagaaatgagaaaaaccagCTGAGGAGAAAGCTGCAGTGAGGATAAGCCAGTCTCATGACAGACGTCCACGTACCTGCAGGCCCAGTCAGGCTCCCTTCCTAAGCACGGTCTGTGGCCAAGCCACCTTCTGCACCAGCATGTTGCCTAGTCTGAGTCTCATCGACTAGATTAAAATTCAGcccttagggatgcctgggtggctcagtgggttaagcgtccaacttcggctcaggcagtgatctcatggttcctaaggtggagccctgcatcgggctctgggctgacagctcagagcctggagcctgcttcagattctttgtctctctctctctgcccctcccccgcttacactctctctctcaaaaataaataaacgttaaaaaaaaattttttttttaattcagtcctCAACAAGTCACCCAGACCGTACCAATGTCTTCAAAGGTATTGCCAGGAATACTCATATTTTTTGGTTTGAAAGGGATTCAGTTCCTCTTCTGTAACCTCAACAAATACATCAAACATCTGCTTCCTGGCTTCACTATGGATATAACACCATGCCCTTGTGAAAATTTCCTTATCtttgtttgaaagaaagaaagaaaaaaaaaccctaatccTTCTAAATGCTGATGAGTCAAACAGGATGATATTATTTACTCCATTGTCATCatccctacatttttttttaatgtcctgaaTATAGGGCATGGATTGGAAGAGGCCATACAGAATTTTCTGGTTGTTCTGGGTAATTAATAAGTTTTGTGTACGCCTGGGACACTAGGGTTGTAAATGACAGTGAaaggtgtaaaaaaaaagttagggagagagTAAAGCAGAAAGCCAAAATTGGATAGTGAATTAGGGAtgcagtggagggaggggagaaaggctaagaatatatatatatatatatatatatatatatatatatacacatatatagacgTAGAAAATGGCAGAGAACCCCCCCAAAACAAGAATTCATTTGTTCTAGAATTTAGGAAGCATATAAtgcttatatatgtttatatattatagagtggggggaaaaaaagagaatctggGTAGTTTCAGAGCAGGTGCTGCCCACACTAGATCTTTTTTATATGTGTCCTTCTCAAGGGCATACACATGTACACCTGATTTCCATTACAAACTTTTGGTGGAAAGGTTATATGCATGTTACTGAAGAAGCCTCACAGTTCTGACTCTTTGTCATTTTCATCCAGATAGTATTCGTCATCCGTGGTTGTGTCCGTGTCACAATCTGAGTCTACTGGAGTCTTTTCATAGATACAAAGTGGTGTGCCTGGAGATAAGGCATCTTCCGGCATCTGGCCGCTAGGAGAATCTGAGCTTGGTAGCTCTGTTGGCTGAGGATGGTTAATTACATCATCTTTCAGGAAGCCGGGGTTCTTAAGAAAACTTGGTTTCCATAATCTTCCTTGTGTGAGTGACCTCTTTACATTCTCCAAGAAAGCCAACTGTTGTTCTTTCCCAAAAATTCCATAGTCAATAGGTCTAGATATAGATGTTGCAAACTTGGGCCCCATTTTTGTTCTGCCGCCACCCAAAGTCCGGTTTTCATTTCCATCACAGGAGGAAAGCTCAGAAAAGGATCTGAATCTTCGACTGTATCCGCTGTTGCCAGAGAATTCATCCCCGAGGGTCAGTTCACTCAGGGCATCGTCAATAGAAGTGCTCTCAGAAAAATGGCGCCCCCTGACCTTTGGAGGATGACTTTTGCGTACCAGATCACCGTGCACATTGATGCTTTTTAAACTGTTTGAACGATAGGGGTGCAGTTCAGGTCCCCACTCCAGAGATGAAGCACTTCTTTGTTGTTGCTGATAACTGGCCAATGGAATGCTTACTCTAGATTTCTCTGTAGGCTCCAAAGGAAAAGGAGGGTTTATTCTTCTCTGATGGTCAGAGAAGTCTGCTTCCCCGAGGTTGGGGAATGTGGGTTGGGCCAAAGTTCTTGACTCTCTTTCCAAAGTCTGAGCTGCTGTTACATCTTTAGACTTCTCATACTTTGGTGATGATTCTGAGATATTTTTAGACCCATTCTGCTGTAGCTGTGAAATGCTGTTAGACTTCGGACTGCTTAAGTGTGTAGAAGCTTCTCTACTGGGTATTACAGTCACCTGGAGAGAGTTCTCTGACTTTTCCACATCCGTTATATCACGACTCAACCTGCTTTCATTTCTGGACTCTATGGACTTTGGAGTAGGCTCAGGGGACGGCAGGTTGCACTCGGCCGTGCCAAGAGATAAGCTGCCAAAGCCAGAACTGTTCCCACTTTGGGGGAAGATAGTAGCTACGTGTCTTCTGGGGCTTAAATCTTTAGCTGGGAattttctgcttgctttgggcaTGGCTGCCAATCTGTGTTTAACTACggatctgtttttccctttttctgggTCATCCAAGCTGGTTTTCTGTTTACTGCTTCCTCCAGGAAATGAAGGTTGATCCCATGCCAACTTTAGCATTTCATCTTCAGCCCTGCTGTTCTCTGTCATGCTTATCTCCTGACTCCTTGGAGGTAGCTCTCTGGGTTCAGACTGCAAACTGTCTAAATCTGGCTCACCTGAACAAGTCCCTTCAAAAAGCTGTAGTTTATGCAAAGCTGGAGTAAGAGCAAAGACTTGGCTTTCCAAGTCAGAAAGTGGTTTACGAGTCTCTTTTTGGAAATCTGTTCCAATTTCCCCTCTTACTTGACTAGGCTGCAATCCACTGGAACTACCGTCCGCGATCTCTCTCGGAAGGCCTTCTCCAGTTCCAGGAGCTGTGATGGCTATCCTAGTACCTACACATTCCCCGGAACTTCTTCCATTTTGGGAACTTCCAACATTCTCTTCTGAATGGGCTGGGAGATTAGAAGGACCACTGTTGCCCGACTTACTGGATTGCTGACAGttttcagctttctcttctgtaccttttttttcctgaagcatTGATGAAGGAGGCAGAGTTTCGCTTTGtgatcttttccctctctcttttctgctctCTGAATCACCTAGGGGTGTTTTAGCGAAGTTATCTGGGGAAACCTCTCCAGTTTTAGATTCTCCTTTATGAAGAGAAACACGTGCCTCAGTAGAATCCACTTCCTGTAATGTTGGTTCTGAGGGCCAAATGCTTGGTAATTGTGAAATGGTCATATTTTCACTGGTGCGAGAAAGACATTGGGTCTTCTCCTGAGCAGAGGTGACCAGCATCTTTAGACCTTCAGATGAAGGTGTTCCTGACTGCTCTTGGGTAGAataatttagcttttctttttcaaaagcattGGGAAAGGTTTCAGTCTCCACTTTAGTTGATTCCGTAAGTGAATCGATATACCGTGTATACTTTTCAAGAATGTTAGAGAATTTTTTGCTGTATTTCCTTGGTAGAGTGTAATATACTGAAACCACCTCAAGACATTTTACATTATCTTCATCGCCAGAAACAGAAAACGTACTAGTGGTCTTAAATTTACGTAACGTtttcccactttcttttcttgACGCGtctgaagagaaaggcagagggtcTTCGTTTGAAAGGGAAAATAGGCCTGTCCCGGAGGCAGCAATTTTGCCATCCTTTTCAGTGCATTCTGGAAAGTATTCCTTTTGGTGGTGTCTTTTTGGCGAAGACAAATCGCTAACGGGTGAATTATTTTCCAGAGGGCTAATGATCGCCTCCCAAGGTTTTAGTGTTACAGCAGAAGCATCTGTGTTTGAGACCAAGCattcttctcttttgtctctccCATCTGAGGCATCTGGTACCCCTGACGGACACGACACGGCCCTCTTGATGAGGAACGGAAGTGGTCCTTTTCTAACAGAAGCAAACCCACTGTTTTTCAGGCTTGTCACCTTCTCTGTGGCTTCAGGTGCTACTGGGACCGAGTCTGACACTGCTTTGGAACATTTGCTTTCTGACTCAGAAGAACTGGGACCGAATTTGTTCAACGTATACTTCCCTGCTGGGTGTTCCACATTATTTTTGACTTGGAATGGAAGTGGTTCATTCCTACACGGAGAAGCCATTATCTTACTTTCCGACTTCCTGTTATTGATGAGAAATCTGGCTGATTTTGTTGGTGAGGTGCAGGAAGTCGTGTGAACTTCAGGAGGCTTGGAATTGCTTTGATTCATCTCCACGGAGCTACTGTTATCACTGGTGGGTGCTGTTCTCCTTTCCATTTTGCTTAACTTCTCCAGAGAGGCTACGCGTCGccttacttttccttttcctttcccatcctTGAAAGGAGAGTGAGAACGCCAGTTGGCAACATCAACGGCCTCATTGTGTACAAGTACACACTCATCGTTATGCTTTGGGTTTTCTGAGGGGCTCAGGGCAAACTGATCACTTTGGTCCTTGCTATCATTGTCCTTTTGTGCTCTTTCTCCCGGAGATGGATCCTTGCCCGAAGGACTTTTCCTGGAGAACACTGTTGTTGAAGGAATCGCCGGAGTGTCAAGGAAAGAATTATTCGATGGTGAGGAGCCAGGTAGTATACCCGATGACAGATCCGAAGAATCGCGTGGGATCTTACGACGAGCAGCTGGTTTGCTACAGTTGGTGGAAGGACTTGTGGTACCTTGTTCTTCCTTGGTATCTGAAATAGCAGGCTTTTCTGCAGACTGTGCCTTTTGACCATCAGCAGGTTCAGAGCTCCagtggttatttttaataatgcctGAAATAGCTTCAGTACTTGCTCTTACTTCCTGGTGACAACCTTGATCTGGGCCGGGCCAAGACGCTGTTGTGCGTTCCTGAATGAAAGCAAGGGAAGTTGCTGAGCCAAGTTTTCTGTCCCCCGTgtgattcttatcttttttaagttcattggAACGTTCTCTGTGtgatatatgaatttgggggctcTCTTTCCTGGAAATGACTCCAGGTGACCTCTTTGAACTTACTGTGGTAGATGCATTAAAAGCAAACCCTTTGCCCTTGGCTGAGTCCTGGGAGAGGGGATTTTGAACATCAGAAGCATGGTTAGAGGTTACTGTCT is part of the Felis catus isolate Fca126 chromosome D1, F.catus_Fca126_mat1.0, whole genome shotgun sequence genome and harbors:
- the EXPH5 gene encoding exophilin-5 isoform X3; protein product: MLVGSEPRSKLQKTKRDIRWLQGVTGEWFEEIQRKKFCNETDVSQMLKQPLTYRLRKGMAENDRVELQTSKSKTTPHQRNPVSVSSRLSFRSSVSSLFSFRKSRRETSKLLSPAQKGCDSRAGPSVSVRRTATQAKIYSSPLENQPVDSVFVPGRAGMREGSGMPPWDASLLENEFFQVLDDLDNKLAQEQCPSSGNTTAPLNYGSRAQCSHFYSRGNTHGNITGRYQNHHNGASNMSIYDILRPGTPREGFKTFSPRTKTIYDMYRTREPRLSKEDYVQKNSFGSTSLCFDSRQPSTSPATIYFTTRSLHFPTITQNKSGFIPPRHQQSPKRTPLSSIIWNRSDSSGGRQSQEEFLGAPSPMEIDSADQYVYPRCFEENRRYEFYRSQSVYQGVHLDACMDNAMSPDPFENSENMPFYHQEHPFARSFSSNTFGRNREQRFKQSPLWGQHEEHPFWSDFPQSRHPFTSHRDSEMISMEVSAGHSHSIRSQHWGSFSPGYKTNIFRDDEEPHLWQFDSQTTTLESTEVSRGNESQAAHFSVPHVCPGTGPGYHSTSGRSVCQQGGPPTEVHLDREPYSFGNTQTTLASSFNTSFPPIPDDRGNPQRPSFQNPTVAVHKIKPASLPIKSSTEVTVTKSDSVDSPPLTESPPSILVTQVTKEKVLKESLREEDIQLHKMDRTHMTSEVPQPVSQTVTSNHASDVQNPLSQDSAKGKGFAFNASTTVSSKRSPGVISRKESPQIHISHRERSNELKKDKNHTGDRKLGSATSLAFIQERTTASWPGPDQGCHQEVRASTEAISGIIKNNHWSSEPADGQKAQSAEKPAISDTKEEQGTTSPSTNCSKPAARRKIPRDSSDLSSGILPGSSPSNNSFLDTPAIPSTTVFSRKSPSGKDPSPGERAQKDNDSKDQSDQFALSPSENPKHNDECVLVHNEAVDVANWRSHSPFKDGKGKGKVRRRVASLEKLSKMERRTAPTSDNSSSVEMNQSNSKPPEVHTTSCTSPTKSARFLINNRKSESKIMASPCRNEPLPFQVKNNVEHPAGKYTLNKFGPSSSESESKCSKAVSDSVPVAPEATEKVTSLKNSGFASVRKGPLPFLIKRAVSCPSGVPDASDGRDKREECLVSNTDASAVTLKPWEAIISPLENNSPVSDLSSPKRHHQKEYFPECTEKDGKIAASGTGLFSLSNEDPLPFSSDASRKESGKTLRKFKTTSTFSVSGDEDNVKCLEVVSVYYTLPRKYSKKFSNILEKYTRYIDSLTESTKVETETFPNAFEKEKLNYSTQEQSGTPSSEGLKMLVTSAQEKTQCLSRTSENMTISQLPSIWPSEPTLQEVDSTEARVSLHKGESKTGEVSPDNFAKTPLGDSESRKERGKRSQSETLPPSSMLQEKKGTEEKAENCQQSSKSGNSGPSNLPAHSEENVGSSQNGRSSGECVGTRIAITAPGTGEGLPREIADGSSSGLQPSQVRGEIGTDFQKETRKPLSDLESQVFALTPALHKLQLFEGTCSGEPDLDSLQSEPRELPPRSQEISMTENSRAEDEMLKLAWDQPSFPGGSSKQKTSLDDPEKGKNRSVVKHRLAAMPKASRKFPAKDLSPRRHVATIFPQSGNSSGFGSLSLGTAECNLPSPEPTPKSIESRNESRLSRDITDVEKSENSLQVTVIPSREASTHLSSPKSNSISQLQQNGSKNISESSPKYEKSKDVTAAQTLERESRTLAQPTFPNLGEADFSDHQRRINPPFPLEPTEKSRVSIPLASYQQQQRSASSLEWGPELHPYRSNSLKSINVHGDLVRKSHPPKVRGRHFSESTSIDDALSELTLGDEFSGNSGYSRRFRSFSELSSCDGNENRTLGGGRTKMGPKFATSISRPIDYGIFGKEQQLAFLENVKRSLTQGRLWKPSFLKNPGFLKDDVINHPQPTELPSSDSPSGQMPEDALSPGTPLCIYEKTPVDSDCDTDTTTDDEYYLDENDKESEL